The genomic DNA CACCATCACCGACATCAACGGAATCGGCTGAGTAATAGCTGGTGTACCAAATCTTACCGGCACCATCAACAGCCATACCCTGGCCGTAGGATGCAGGCCAACCTGTGCCAGCACTATCTGGCGGTATTGTTCCTGTCCAGCCCCAGTCCTGACCAATGGCCAGTGAGCCGAAGACAGCAAGAACCAATACTACTAGTAACATCTTCTTCATTCTTTTCTCCTTCTGTTGGTTTGTTTCCTTAATAAACTAATTGCTTAAAACTGATTAAGCCACAATTTATTGTTAATTATAATTCTCGACCAAAATAACTTGCCCCAAACTCAGGTTGGGCAATTCTAAAGATTCCACTCTCTGGAGCACCTTCTGCATCAGGATTATCCAGGTAGCGTGAGCAATAGATGTATTTTGAATTTCCCCAGCATAGATAGGTGGCCGGTACGGATAAGACAGCCGTGTAAAATGGCTCAGCACTTCCGCTGGCAGGATCTACAATCGTGATCGCATTTCCAGCCTCATAGCCGTTGTCTCCGTAGAGTTCTTTGGCACCTACATACAGTTGTCCTGAGGCTGATATGACCATGGATTCTATCCCGGGACCATCTTCACCGACGTAGGCGGCCCAATCAAAGACCAATTCTGAAGCTCCCAGATCACCAGAAGCATTTGTGATCGGATTCCGCCAAATGCCCCACACGGGAACCTGGGCATCCAGGCCAACATATTCTCCAGCAACATATACATAATCGTTGTAAACCTTGAGGGCTGTGAATTCATAATCAACATAACCAACAACACCCCTATCGATACTGTCAGTAACGCAGAATATGGAGTCACCCTTACCAGCGGCAAAAAGATTACCATTTTGATCAAAATCTATGTCATAGACTTTCCCACTGAAAGCCATATAGGTCTCTTTTGCTCCGCCCCCTGGGGGAATTCTGTATATCTTTTTATAATTTCTGGAATAATACAAATATCCGCCAGGTCCAAATTTCATGCCGGTTGTCACACTGGGTAAACCAGAAGCATAGTCGGTTTTATTCCCGTCGGGATCAATTTTAAAGATCAATTTTTCATTTGTGGCAATGTAGGTGTTCTCATCCGCATCACAGGCAACAGTATGTGGGTCACCGGTTCCATATTCACCCCAGGTAATAGCAGCCCGTTCAAGCTTGAATACGCCACTGTATACGCCTCCAAGAAAGGCTCCCTGAACACTGACCATGACCTGAACAGAATCAACTTCGTTGATATCAGAATCTGTGATCACCACGGGAACACCCACTACCAGTGATCCCTCAGTTGATAAATTGGTATCAATTCTAGCTACCTTACCATTAAAGGTCACCTGAATATGTGATAAATTAGCGCCAAAATTATTGCCGGTAATGGTAACAATACCGATTCCGTCAAATGATCCATCCGGTGGATCAATGGCTGTGATGACCGGTTGTACATCTCCCTCATCTGAGGGATCCCAGATCTTATCAGGGTAATCATTATCAATACAACCCATCATGCCGATAAGACAGATGGCTGAAATTGAGCTGAGGATGATTCTATTGATTTTCATTAAGTTTTACTCCCACGTAAAGTCTATTTTGATCATTCTCGCCGCATCAATATGAAAATCTAGCGGTTATCACCTGAACATCATTAAAAATACCAAACGGTATGTAGGCATAGTCCAGAACTATTCCAAAATACTCAAGACCAAACCCAAAGGTCATATCACGTTCATCCCGGCTGTGTAGATAACCCGTTCTCAAACTCAGGAGATCCATAAAGGTGTATTCCAGTCCAATATTGAAATGTTCCGGATATGAGCGGGGATGAACAGCATCAACGCTGAGAAGCATGGCGTGCTGATCCGAGAACTGCGGCATAAAATTGGTTAGATCTGTGGAAAGACCCATGGTGAAAGTCAGGGGAAGTTGAAAATTCTCTTCCTCATACGCAATTTCGTTTGAGAAATTACGAATGCTCATTCCAAACGCGATTCCTTTGTACCCAGTGTCAAAATGAGTCCCAAAATCGTAAGCTGTCGCCTCAGTCATATTCTTTTTCACACTCAGGCTATCATCAATTTCAATCACGCTTTTGCCCAATTGCTGAGCGGCGTATTTGATCTGGAGTCCAACAGAAAAGCGATTGGATAAACGATAGGCGTATCCTGCACCCAGGGTTATGGCTGAAGGTTGAATAATATGAGTTTCAATACCGCCAGCTTCAATGGGCCAAACTGAAGCACCTTGGATATCACCATAATTCACACTCAAGGCTGAAAAGCCAATAACGCCAACACGCCCCCCCATGGGTTGGATGGCAACACTGATGGCGTTATGCATGATATCTGCGATCCATTGATTCTGGCTGGCTGTAATATCAACCGCTTTGTCCATCAGAGCTAATCCAGCCGGATTGAAATAGAGTGCACTGGATTGTGTCGGCAACGTGGTCATGGCCCCAGCCATGGCAGCTCCTCGTGCATCACTGGTCACACTGAGGAACTGAAATCCAGTCTGAGCCAGCTTATCCTCTGCGAAGATCGTGGGGATCAGCAGCAAGCTAACAAGTAGTACCGATATTGGTGTTTTAATCATTTTATAGTCCTCTTAATCGGCAATCGTTTTATTCATC from Candidatus Neomarinimicrobiota bacterium includes the following:
- a CDS encoding IPT/TIG domain-containing protein, translated to MKINRIILSSISAICLIGMMGCIDNDYPDKIWDPSDEGDVQPVITAIDPPDGSFDGIGIVTITGNNFGANLSHIQVTFNGKVARIDTNLSTEGSLVVGVPVVITDSDINEVDSVQVMVSVQGAFLGGVYSGVFKLERAAITWGEYGTGDPHTVACDADENTYIATNEKLIFKIDPDGNKTDYASGLPSVTTGMKFGPGGYLYYSRNYKKIYRIPPGGGAKETYMAFSGKVYDIDFDQNGNLFAAGKGDSIFCVTDSIDRGVVGYVDYEFTALKVYNDYVYVAGEYVGLDAQVPVWGIWRNPITNASGDLGASELVFDWAAYVGEDGPGIESMVISASGQLYVGAKELYGDNGYEAGNAITIVDPASGSAEPFYTAVLSVPATYLCWGNSKYIYCSRYLDNPDAEGAPESGIFRIAQPEFGASYFGREL
- a CDS encoding PorV/PorQ family protein, which encodes MIKTPISVLLVSLLLIPTIFAEDKLAQTGFQFLSVTSDARGAAMAGAMTTLPTQSSALYFNPAGLALMDKAVDITASQNQWIADIMHNAISVAIQPMGGRVGVIGFSALSVNYGDIQGASVWPIEAGGIETHIIQPSAITLGAGYAYRLSNRFSVGLQIKYAAQQLGKSVIEIDDSLSVKKNMTEATAYDFGTHFDTGYKGIAFGMSIRNFSNEIAYEEENFQLPLTFTMGLSTDLTNFMPQFSDQHAMLLSVDAVHPRSYPEHFNIGLEYTFMDLLSLRTGYLHSRDERDMTFGFGLEYFGIVLDYAYIPFGIFNDVQVITARFSY